From Solidesulfovibrio carbinoliphilus subsp. oakridgensis, the proteins below share one genomic window:
- a CDS encoding ribose-phosphate diphosphokinase, translating to MAQGDLKILTGTSNPVLAEAICDHLGCTLLPAKVGTFSDGEIRVEIGANVRGSDIFVVQSTSYPVNYNLMELCLILDALKRASAQRVTAVVPYYGYARQDRKVAPRAPISAKLVADFLTVAGMNRLLTIDLHAGQIQGFFNLPVDNLFSAPIMAEYFKEFTGKNLCVVSPDAGGVERARSFAKRLGGSLAIIDKRRDAPNQAQAMHVIGDVRDKLCVVLDDMIDTAGTMCQAGTVLLENGASEVMAAATHPVLSGPAIERLEDSPFSQIVTTNTIPLNDKAKACSKIKTLSIAGLLAKAIHNIHTESSVSVLFT from the coding sequence ATGGCGCAAGGCGATCTCAAGATTCTGACCGGCACTTCCAATCCCGTACTGGCCGAGGCCATCTGCGACCATCTCGGGTGCACGCTTCTGCCGGCCAAGGTCGGCACGTTCAGCGACGGCGAAATCCGGGTGGAAATCGGGGCCAACGTCCGCGGCTCCGACATCTTCGTGGTCCAGTCCACCTCCTATCCGGTCAACTACAACCTGATGGAGCTGTGCCTGATCCTCGATGCCCTGAAACGGGCCAGCGCCCAGCGCGTCACGGCCGTGGTCCCCTACTACGGCTACGCCCGCCAGGACCGCAAGGTCGCGCCCCGGGCGCCCATAAGCGCCAAGCTCGTGGCCGATTTCCTGACGGTCGCCGGCATGAACCGGCTTTTGACCATCGACCTCCACGCCGGCCAGATCCAGGGCTTTTTCAACCTGCCCGTGGACAACCTCTTTTCCGCCCCGATCATGGCCGAATATTTCAAGGAATTCACCGGGAAGAACCTGTGCGTGGTCTCCCCGGACGCCGGCGGCGTGGAACGGGCCCGGTCCTTTGCCAAGCGCCTCGGCGGCAGCCTCGCCATCATCGACAAGCGCCGGGACGCCCCCAACCAGGCCCAGGCCATGCACGTCATCGGCGACGTCAGGGACAAGCTGTGCGTGGTTTTGGACGACATGATCGACACGGCCGGCACCATGTGCCAGGCCGGCACGGTCCTCCTCGAAAACGGAGCCAGCGAAGTCATGGCCGCCGCCACCCACCCGGTCCTGTCCGGCCCGGCCATCGAGCGCCTGGAAGACTCGCCCTTTTCCCAGATCGTGACCACCAACACCATCCCCCTAAACGACAAGGCCAAGGCCTGCTCGAAGATAAAAACCTTGTCCATCGCCGGACTGTTGGCCAAGGCCATTCACAACATCCACACCGAGTCCTCGGTGAGCGTGCTTTTCACCTAG
- the rho gene encoding transcription termination factor Rho: MNLSELKLKSMPELMDLAVQYNVENPNGMRKQELIFALLQSCASQNGAIFGEGVLEILPDGFGFLRSPMYSYMPGPDDIYVSPSQIRRFGLRKGDVVSGQIRPPKEGERYFALLRVGEIGFAPPEASRNLVLFDNLTPLYPDKRFVVENGAENFSSRVIDLLAPIGHGQRGIIVAPPRTGKTMLLQTIANSINANRPDVFLIVLLIDERPEEVTDMERTVKAEVVSSTFDEPPQRHVQVAEMVIEKAKRLVERKIDVVILLDSITRLGRAYNAVTPSSGRVLSGGLDANALQRPKRFFGAARNIEGGGSLTIIATALIDTGSRMDEVIFEEFKGTGNMEIYLDRHLAEKRVFPAIDINRSGTRKEELLLDTDVLNRVWILRKLLAPMNPIDSMEFLLDKMRHTKSNREFLDLMNR; this comes from the coding sequence ATGAACCTCTCGGAGCTGAAGCTCAAAAGCATGCCCGAGCTCATGGACCTGGCCGTCCAATACAACGTCGAAAACCCGAACGGCATGCGCAAGCAGGAGCTGATCTTCGCCCTGCTCCAGAGCTGCGCCTCCCAGAACGGCGCCATCTTCGGCGAGGGCGTGCTGGAAATCCTGCCCGACGGCTTCGGTTTCCTGCGCTCCCCCATGTACAGCTACATGCCCGGTCCGGATGACATCTATGTTTCCCCGTCCCAGATCCGCCGCTTTGGCCTGCGAAAGGGCGACGTGGTCTCGGGCCAGATCCGGCCGCCCAAGGAGGGGGAGCGGTATTTCGCCCTGCTCCGCGTGGGCGAGATCGGGTTCGCCCCGCCGGAAGCCTCGCGGAACCTGGTCCTTTTCGACAACCTGACGCCGCTTTATCCCGACAAGCGGTTCGTGGTCGAAAACGGGGCCGAGAACTTCTCCTCCCGGGTCATCGATCTCCTCGCCCCCATCGGCCACGGCCAGCGCGGCATCATCGTGGCCCCGCCGCGCACCGGCAAGACCATGCTCCTGCAGACCATCGCCAATTCCATCAACGCCAACCGGCCCGACGTCTTCCTGATCGTGCTGCTCATCGACGAGCGGCCCGAGGAAGTCACGGACATGGAGCGCACGGTCAAGGCCGAGGTCGTTTCCTCGACCTTCGACGAACCGCCCCAGCGCCATGTCCAGGTGGCCGAGATGGTCATCGAAAAGGCCAAGCGCCTGGTCGAACGCAAGATCGACGTGGTGATCCTCCTAGACAGCATCACCCGCCTCGGCCGGGCCTATAACGCCGTCACCCCGTCGTCGGGACGCGTCCTGTCCGGCGGCCTCGACGCCAACGCCCTGCAGCGGCCCAAGCGCTTTTTCGGCGCGGCGCGAAACATCGAGGGCGGCGGCTCCCTCACCATCATCGCCACGGCGCTCATCGACACCGGTTCCCGCATGGACGAAGTCATTTTCGAAGAGTTCAAGGGCACCGGCAACATGGAAATCTACCTGGACCGCCACCTGGCCGAAAAGCGCGTCTTCCCGGCCATCGACATCAACCGGTCCGGCACCCGCAAGGAAGAGCTCCTGCTCGACACCGACGTCTTAAACCGCGTCTGGATCCTGCGAAAGCTCCTCGCTCCCATGAATCCCATCGATTCCATGGAGTTCTTGCTCGACAAGATGCGCCACACCAAGAGCAATCGGGAATTTCTCGACCTCATGAACCGCTAG
- a CDS encoding tRNA-binding protein: MEQIEFSDFSKVDLRVGCILAAEPLPGARLPAYKLAVDFGELGVKRSSARVTDLYSPADLVGRLVVAVVNFPPKRIAGFVSEVLVLGLDGEGGVVLLSPEREVALGRRVY; encoded by the coding sequence GTGGAACAGATTGAATTTTCGGATTTTTCCAAGGTCGACCTGCGGGTCGGGTGTATCCTCGCGGCCGAGCCGCTTCCGGGCGCGCGCCTGCCGGCCTATAAGCTGGCGGTCGATTTCGGGGAGCTTGGCGTCAAACGGTCGAGCGCCCGGGTGACCGATCTCTACAGCCCGGCGGATCTCGTCGGCCGGTTGGTGGTGGCTGTGGTCAATTTTCCGCCCAAGCGCATCGCCGGCTTTGTCTCGGAAGTCCTGGTCCTCGGCCTCGACGGCGAGGGCGGGGTGGTGCTCCTTTCGCCCGAACGCGAAGTCGCCCTGGGCCGGCGCGTCTACTAA
- a CDS encoding DegQ family serine endoprotease: MAKRFLIPLSATLMLLAWTGLAAARIPLPDITELVDKDGPAVVNISTTKTIKAQENMRDLFEQFHKRGGPMDDFFDQFEKFFGPQGRGGKPHKQRSMGSGFVISADGYIVTNNHVIDNADEVKVQFRNNEKPLSAKIVGRDQETDLALLKIEGRTNLPFLEFGDSSKVKVGAWVLAIGNPFGLENTVTLGIVSAKGRIIGAGPFDNFIQTDASINPGNSGGPLIDLDGKVVGINTAIVASGQGIGFAIPSDMARDVIAQLREGKSVRRGWIGVTIQDIDDNTAKALGMENTKGALVTSVLEGQPAAKAGVKTGDVITSVSGEKVDDSNQLLRRVATLKPGESAEMTLLRKGQPMTVSVTLGERDAKKLAQQGAPGDENGEDDAAPDKAATVIGLAVRSVTAKEAKALGMDKARGVLITEVGDGTEAEQSDVRPGDVVLEVNQRAVNTPDEFKKVVAEDGKQKGVVMLQIKRQRQTIFRTVPLAESK, translated from the coding sequence TGCTGGCCTGGACCGGTCTGGCCGCAGCCCGCATTCCGCTGCCGGACATCACAGAACTGGTCGACAAGGACGGTCCGGCGGTCGTCAACATCTCGACCACCAAGACCATCAAGGCGCAGGAAAACATGCGCGACCTCTTCGAGCAGTTCCACAAGCGCGGCGGCCCCATGGACGACTTCTTCGACCAGTTCGAGAAGTTCTTCGGACCGCAAGGCCGGGGCGGCAAGCCGCACAAGCAGCGTTCCATGGGTTCGGGCTTCGTCATTTCGGCCGACGGCTACATCGTGACCAACAACCACGTCATCGACAACGCCGACGAGGTCAAGGTCCAGTTCAGGAACAACGAAAAGCCGCTTTCCGCCAAGATCGTCGGCCGCGACCAGGAGACGGATCTGGCCCTGCTCAAGATCGAAGGCCGCACCAACCTGCCCTTCCTGGAGTTCGGCGATTCGAGCAAGGTCAAGGTCGGTGCGTGGGTGCTGGCCATCGGCAATCCCTTTGGCCTGGAAAACACCGTCACCCTCGGCATCGTCAGCGCCAAGGGACGCATCATCGGGGCCGGCCCCTTCGACAATTTCATCCAGACCGACGCCTCCATCAATCCCGGCAATTCCGGCGGCCCCCTGATCGACCTTGACGGCAAGGTCGTCGGCATCAACACCGCCATCGTGGCCTCCGGGCAGGGCATCGGCTTCGCCATTCCGTCCGACATGGCCCGCGACGTCATCGCCCAGCTGCGCGAAGGAAAGTCCGTGCGGCGCGGCTGGATCGGCGTCACCATCCAGGACATCGACGACAACACGGCCAAGGCGCTCGGCATGGAAAACACCAAGGGCGCGCTCGTGACCTCGGTCCTTGAAGGCCAGCCCGCGGCCAAGGCCGGCGTCAAGACCGGGGACGTCATCACGTCCGTGTCCGGTGAAAAAGTCGACGATTCCAATCAGCTCTTGCGCCGGGTGGCCACCCTCAAGCCCGGGGAGTCGGCCGAGATGACGCTTCTTCGCAAGGGACAGCCCATGACCGTCTCCGTGACCCTTGGCGAACGCGACGCCAAAAAGCTGGCCCAGCAGGGCGCGCCCGGCGACGAGAACGGCGAGGACGACGCCGCCCCGGACAAGGCGGCCACGGTGATCGGCCTGGCCGTGCGCTCCGTCACCGCCAAGGAGGCCAAGGCCCTGGGCATGGACAAGGCACGGGGCGTGCTGATAACGGAAGTGGGCGATGGCACCGAAGCGGAACAGTCCGATGTCCGCCCCGGCGACGTCGTGCTCGAGGTCAACCAGCGGGCGGTCAACACCCCCGATGAGTTTAAAAAGGTGGTCGCCGAAGACGGCAAGCAAAAGGGCGTGGTCATGCTCCAGATCAAGCGCCAGCGCCAGACCATCTTCAGGACCGTGCCCCTGGCGGAATCCAAATAA
- a CDS encoding M48 family metallopeptidase, protein MAAALAAVWFFLAAVLVPAAQAGFFSFDLKDERELGEKFNALIRARMPLIEDTEINDYVTSVVERIVRVMPPQPFSFNVSIVNNNAVNAFAGPAGYVFVFTGLLLQMEHESEMAGVLSHELAHVSQRHIAKRMGEMQALTIGQLVGVLAGVILGQTTGNKDLGSAIAIGSQAASAHAYLKYSRDDEQEADQVGMNYLVAAGYSPNGLIEAFETMRKLKWMQGSGDIPTYLSTHPGLEERMGYLKDRIKLLPKDVQNRKDQDAAFKRAQILVRARYTDPKNAVAYFRKIGDKMTCLDKLGLAIALSRSLDDVSQAKPAFEAVLACGSTDPLVLREAGRFYLKIRDFAQAKKLLEAALAQNPKDIDANFEYGRMLAQEGNYKAAVAYLDQVRMRVPENAEIRAIYAQVLGQAGDVFHAYLNLAYAAIYANNQEQVKFQMDKAKGAAKTDADRREMAKLEETLKKRSAYWKKKLFD, encoded by the coding sequence ATGGCGGCGGCTCTGGCCGCTGTCTGGTTTTTCCTGGCCGCCGTGCTCGTCCCCGCGGCCCAGGCCGGCTTTTTCTCCTTTGACCTCAAAGACGAGCGGGAACTCGGCGAAAAGTTCAATGCGCTGATCCGCGCCCGGATGCCGCTGATCGAGGACACCGAGATAAACGACTACGTGACGAGCGTGGTCGAGCGGATCGTCCGGGTCATGCCGCCCCAGCCCTTTTCGTTCAATGTCAGCATCGTCAACAACAACGCGGTCAACGCCTTTGCCGGGCCGGCCGGCTACGTCTTCGTCTTCACGGGCCTGCTCCTCCAGATGGAGCACGAATCCGAGATGGCGGGCGTCCTCTCCCACGAACTGGCCCACGTCAGCCAGCGCCACATCGCCAAGCGCATGGGCGAGATGCAGGCCTTGACCATCGGCCAGCTCGTCGGCGTCCTGGCCGGCGTCATCCTCGGCCAGACCACCGGCAACAAGGACCTCGGCAGCGCCATCGCCATCGGCTCCCAAGCGGCCTCGGCCCACGCCTACCTCAAGTATTCCCGCGACGACGAGCAGGAGGCCGACCAGGTCGGCATGAACTACCTCGTTGCCGCCGGCTATTCGCCAAACGGCCTGATCGAAGCCTTCGAGACCATGCGCAAGCTCAAATGGATGCAGGGCTCGGGCGACATCCCGACCTACCTCAGCACCCACCCGGGCCTTGAGGAGCGCATGGGCTACTTGAAGGACCGCATCAAGCTGCTGCCCAAGGACGTCCAGAACCGCAAGGACCAGGACGCGGCCTTCAAACGGGCCCAGATCCTGGTCCGGGCCCGGTACACGGATCCCAAGAACGCGGTCGCCTACTTCCGCAAGATCGGCGACAAGATGACGTGCCTGGACAAGCTCGGCCTGGCCATCGCCCTGTCCCGGTCCCTCGACGACGTGAGCCAGGCCAAGCCGGCCTTCGAGGCGGTTCTGGCCTGCGGCAGCACGGATCCCCTGGTCCTTCGCGAGGCCGGCCGGTTCTATCTCAAGATCCGGGATTTCGCCCAGGCGAAAAAACTCCTGGAAGCCGCCCTGGCCCAGAACCCCAAGGACATCGACGCCAACTTCGAATACGGCCGCATGCTGGCCCAGGAAGGCAACTACAAGGCCGCCGTGGCCTACCTGGACCAGGTTCGCATGCGCGTGCCGGAAAACGCCGAGATCCGCGCCATCTACGCCCAGGTCCTCGGCCAGGCCGGCGACGTTTTCCACGCCTACCTGAACCTGGCCTACGCCGCCATCTACGCCAACAACCAGGAGCAGGTGAAATTCCAGATGGACAAGGCCAAAGGCGCGGCCAAGACCGACGCCGACCGGCGCGAGATGGCCAAGCTGGAGGAGACCCTCAAAAAGCGCTCCGCCTACTGGAAGAAGAAGCTTTTCGATTAA
- the ispE gene encoding 4-(cytidine 5'-diphospho)-2-C-methyl-D-erythritol kinase translates to MAPLPNSIEETAIPIPCKVNLRLAVGPRRADGYHDIDTFFLPLPEPADAFYIRRFDEPGAIDFTCSDPELETDDNLVVRAYRAFAAATGFSPRIEVGLKKRIPHGAGLGGGSSDAAAMLRYLNDRAGAAALPETALSDLALGLGADVPFFLLGSPAVASGVGERLVPTDPGLAGWFAAVVCPASKVRTAWAYAALDAARTFPTKLGGEFLTSVFEANKRAFCVTGAPLRNDFEPVVFAAHPELGRVKERLLALGAAGALLSGTGSAVFGLFRHRHTAALALADLSGNGPRTFLAPL, encoded by the coding sequence ATGGCGCCCCTCCCGAACTCGATCGAGGAAACCGCGATCCCCATCCCCTGCAAGGTCAACCTGCGCCTTGCCGTGGGGCCCCGGCGCGCCGACGGCTACCACGACATCGACACCTTTTTCCTGCCCCTGCCGGAACCCGCAGACGCTTTCTACATCAGGCGTTTCGACGAACCGGGCGCCATCGATTTCACCTGCTCGGACCCGGAGCTCGAAACCGACGACAACTTGGTGGTCCGGGCCTACCGAGCCTTTGCCGCGGCCACGGGATTTTCCCCGCGCATCGAGGTGGGGCTCAAAAAACGCATCCCCCACGGCGCGGGCCTTGGCGGCGGGTCCTCGGACGCGGCGGCCATGCTGCGCTACTTAAACGACCGGGCCGGAGCGGCGGCCCTGCCGGAAACCGCCCTGTCCGATCTCGCCCTGGGCCTCGGGGCGGACGTCCCGTTTTTCCTGCTCGGCTCCCCGGCCGTGGCCTCCGGCGTCGGCGAACGGCTGGTGCCGACCGACCCGGGTTTGGCCGGCTGGTTTGCCGCCGTCGTCTGCCCGGCCTCCAAGGTCAGGACGGCCTGGGCCTATGCCGCCCTGGACGCGGCCCGAACTTTCCCGACGAAACTTGGGGGAGAGTTCTTGACAAGCGTTTTTGAGGCAAATAAAAGGGCGTTTTGCGTGACCGGAGCGCCGCTTCGAAACGACTTTGAACCCGTCGTTTTTGCCGCCCACCCGGAACTCGGGCGGGTCAAGGAACGCCTGCTGGCCCTCGGGGCGGCGGGCGCGCTGCTTTCGGGTACTGGTTCCGCGGTTTTCGGACTCTTCAGACACCGCCACACGGCCGCCCTGGCCCTGGCGGATTTGTCGGGAAACGGTCCCCGCACCTTTCTGGCGCCGCTGTGA
- a CDS encoding 50S ribosomal protein L25/general stress protein Ctc, with amino-acid sequence MKETHSLAVKTRAGIGKGANRKLRAEDMVPGVYYDATGVNIPVMVEHLPLKKLYAKTASAHVFDLLIESENGKETKPALVWKLEHHPTKPRITHVDFYGVDLTKAIRVHIPVEVTGKAKGQVKGGAMVLHRETIEVTSLPLSIPDKVVIDVTDLDLNETVQVADLALPEGVKAVYDDNYAILGILMPEAEAAAPGEGA; translated from the coding sequence ATGAAAGAGACCCATTCCCTCGCCGTCAAGACCCGTGCGGGCATCGGCAAGGGGGCCAACCGGAAGCTGCGTGCCGAAGACATGGTCCCCGGCGTCTACTACGATGCCACGGGCGTCAACATTCCGGTCATGGTGGAGCACCTCCCCCTCAAAAAGCTCTATGCCAAGACGGCCTCCGCCCACGTCTTCGATCTGCTGATCGAATCCGAGAACGGCAAGGAGACCAAGCCGGCCCTGGTCTGGAAGCTCGAGCACCACCCGACCAAGCCGCGCATCACCCACGTCGATTTCTACGGCGTGGACCTGACCAAGGCCATCCGCGTCCACATCCCCGTGGAAGTGACCGGCAAGGCCAAGGGCCAGGTCAAGGGCGGCGCCATGGTCCTGCACCGCGAGACCATCGAAGTCACGAGCCTCCCGCTGTCCATTCCGGACAAAGTGGTCATCGACGTCACCGACCTCGACCTCAACGAAACCGTGCAGGTGGCCGATCTGGCCCTGCCCGAGGGCGTCAAGGCCGTCTACGACGACAACTACGCCATCCTCGGCATCCTCATGCCCGAGGCCGAAGCCGCCGCTCCTGGCGAAGGCGCCTAA
- a CDS encoding CarD family transcriptional regulator, which yields MFSEEQLVVYPAQGVGRVERIETQVIGGASADFFIVRILSNNVTLMVPVKNAANVGLRPLCTAEEGQAIIETLKDRSDFTGYTGQNWNRRYREYSEKLKSGDLGDVAYVLKELLLIGQNKELSFGERRLLEQATSLLTLELALAMDKEQQEIKDIINEIFADVLQPKPEE from the coding sequence GTGTTTTCTGAGGAACAGCTTGTCGTTTATCCGGCCCAGGGTGTGGGCAGGGTCGAACGCATCGAGACCCAGGTGATCGGCGGGGCCTCGGCTGATTTTTTCATTGTCCGCATCCTCAGCAACAACGTGACGCTCATGGTGCCGGTGAAAAATGCCGCCAACGTCGGGCTTCGCCCCCTGTGCACGGCGGAAGAGGGCCAGGCCATCATCGAGACCCTCAAGGACCGCTCGGATTTCACCGGCTATACCGGCCAGAACTGGAACCGGCGTTATCGCGAGTATTCCGAAAAGCTGAAAAGCGGCGACCTGGGCGATGTGGCCTATGTGCTCAAGGAACTGCTCCTTATTGGGCAAAACAAGGAACTCTCCTTTGGCGAACGCCGCCTGCTCGAACAGGCGACGAGCCTGCTCACCTTGGAACTGGCCCTGGCCATGGACAAGGAACAGCAGGAGATAAAAGACATCATCAACGAAATCTTCGCCGATGTCCTGCAACCCAAGCCCGAGGAATGA
- a CDS encoding phosphotransferase family protein, with protein MRKGTEEKTPIVVRPEAVERYLREAFGPSARMLGVCAMGEGGQGMKEFGYGKPVCLDFEVDGEVRRGVLSIMRGDKYGHQFYWDRAAILMFQFEAGGKLEKHVRPLGLGYFDQDDRLVPVSGPKEFFILSEKAAGYDYYLDLQRIRKTGLEARDLDMARGFARWLARIHGRKKDDADLYLRRVRNLIGASECIFGLVDAYPHPYDLFPPERFCALEKRIIDWRWKLRGFTHRLSEVHGDFHPWNVLVQEDGPGGDKTRDFAVLDRSRGEWGEPADDVATMSLNFVLFGLYGEPKLAGDFERLYLTFWETYLRESGDDEILSVIAPFYVFRGLVVASPQWYPGHPPAVREGLLRFLGNVLEDDRFDCQNFNRYLR; from the coding sequence ATGCGCAAGGGAACCGAGGAAAAGACGCCCATCGTGGTGCGGCCCGAGGCCGTGGAGCGGTATCTGCGCGAAGCGTTCGGCCCAAGCGCCCGGATGCTCGGCGTGTGCGCCATGGGCGAAGGCGGCCAGGGCATGAAGGAATTCGGCTACGGCAAGCCCGTGTGCCTGGATTTCGAGGTGGATGGAGAGGTGCGCCGGGGCGTGCTTTCCATCATGCGCGGCGACAAGTACGGACACCAGTTCTACTGGGACCGGGCGGCCATATTGATGTTCCAATTCGAGGCCGGGGGAAAGCTTGAAAAGCACGTGCGGCCGCTCGGGCTCGGGTATTTCGACCAGGACGACCGGCTGGTGCCCGTGTCCGGGCCCAAGGAATTCTTCATCCTGAGCGAAAAGGCGGCCGGGTATGACTATTACCTGGATTTGCAGCGGATTCGAAAGACCGGCCTCGAAGCCCGGGATCTGGACATGGCGCGCGGGTTCGCCCGCTGGCTGGCCCGGATCCATGGCCGGAAAAAGGACGACGCCGACCTGTACCTGCGCCGGGTGCGGAATCTGATCGGCGCGTCGGAGTGCATCTTCGGATTGGTGGACGCCTATCCCCACCCCTACGATCTTTTTCCGCCGGAGCGGTTTTGCGCCCTGGAAAAGCGGATCATCGACTGGCGCTGGAAGCTCCGGGGGTTCACCCACCGCCTGAGCGAAGTCCACGGCGACTTCCATCCCTGGAACGTGCTGGTCCAGGAGGACGGCCCGGGGGGGGACAAGACAAGGGATTTCGCGGTGCTCGACCGCAGCCGGGGCGAGTGGGGCGAACCGGCCGACGACGTGGCCACCATGAGCCTCAATTTCGTACTCTTCGGCCTCTACGGGGAGCCGAAACTGGCCGGGGACTTCGAGCGGCTCTACCTGACCTTCTGGGAGACCTACCTGCGCGAGTCCGGGGACGACGAGATCCTGTCGGTCATCGCGCCCTTCTACGTCTTTCGCGGACTGGTGGTGGCCTCGCCCCAGTGGTATCCGGGCCATCCGCCGGCCGTGCGGGAGGGGCTGTTGCGGTTTCTCGGCAACGTGCTCGAGGACGACCGGTTCGACTGCCAAAACTTCAACCGGTACCTGAGGTAG
- the pth gene encoding aminoacyl-tRNA hydrolase: protein MAVTALIVGLGNPGPRYAATRHNYGFMAVDAVIDRARELGGAPKAALSARKDMEAQAVSLPVLPGGAFAQFLCLKPLTFMNLSGRAVRAAMDFYKLGPTDVLVLHDELDLPLGRMRAKRGGGNAGHNGLKSLTQELGSPDFVRLRLGIGRPEPGRDVAGYVLEPFRAEEIPVVRRVLPAAVDGVMTYFEDGLDAAMRRVGGFDPAL, encoded by the coding sequence ATGGCCGTAACCGCCCTGATCGTGGGCCTTGGCAATCCCGGCCCGCGCTACGCCGCCACCCGGCACAATTACGGCTTCATGGCCGTGGACGCCGTGATCGACCGGGCCCGGGAACTCGGCGGGGCGCCCAAGGCCGCCCTGTCCGCGCGAAAGGACATGGAGGCGCAAGCCGTTTCCCTGCCGGTCCTGCCCGGGGGGGCCTTTGCCCAATTCCTGTGCCTAAAGCCCCTGACCTTCATGAACCTCTCCGGCCGGGCCGTGCGCGCGGCCATGGATTTCTACAAGCTCGGGCCGACGGATGTCCTGGTCCTGCACGACGAACTCGACCTGCCCCTTGGCCGGATGCGGGCCAAGCGTGGCGGCGGCAACGCCGGCCACAACGGGCTCAAGTCCCTGACCCAGGAGCTCGGCAGCCCGGATTTCGTGCGCCTTCGCCTCGGCATCGGCCGGCCGGAACCGGGGCGCGACGTGGCCGGCTACGTGCTCGAACCGTTTCGCGCCGAGGAGATCCCGGTGGTGCGACGGGTCCTGCCCGCGGCCGTGGACGGCGTGATGACTTATTTTGAGGACGGCCTGGACGCGGCCATGCGGCGCGTGGGCGGCTTCGACCCGGCCCTCTGA
- a CDS encoding adenylyl-sulfate kinase — MPAALWFTGLPGSGKSAVARAVARTLALTMPGVVHLELDARRKAYFPNPTYSDAEREAAYQRFAEEAADLYRAGHALVLMDASAPKLAMRAYARGLMKHFAEVHVRCTLKTAMAREAARPEGLVQAGLYAKAMLRKTTGRKFPGLGPVIGVDVPFEEDPGAECVVDAERLSLEEERDAVLAFLRDWLPGTRA; from the coding sequence ATGCCGGCCGCCCTCTGGTTCACGGGATTGCCCGGGTCGGGCAAAAGCGCGGTGGCCCGGGCCGTGGCCAGGACACTGGCCCTGACCATGCCGGGCGTCGTCCACCTGGAACTCGACGCCCGGCGCAAGGCCTATTTCCCGAATCCCACTTACAGCGACGCGGAACGGGAGGCGGCCTACCAGCGCTTCGCCGAGGAGGCGGCGGACCTCTACCGGGCGGGCCATGCCCTTGTCCTCATGGACGCCTCGGCCCCGAAGCTGGCCATGCGGGCCTACGCCCGGGGGCTCATGAAACATTTCGCGGAAGTCCATGTCCGGTGCACGCTCAAGACAGCCATGGCCCGGGAGGCGGCCCGGCCCGAGGGGCTGGTTCAGGCCGGGCTCTACGCCAAGGCCATGCTGCGAAAGACGACCGGCCGCAAATTCCCGGGCCTCGGCCCGGTCATCGGCGTGGACGTGCCCTTTGAGGAAGACCCGGGAGCCGAGTGCGTGGTGGACGCGGAGCGCCTGTCCCTGGAGGAAGAGCGCGACGCGGTCCTGGCCTTTCTGCGCGACTGGCTGCCCGGGACGCGGGCCTGA
- a CDS encoding DUF1848 domain-containing protein: MIISASRRTDIPAFYARWLLTRLRAGFCEVINPFNAAQVSRVSLAPEDVSAIVFWTRDPRPLAPRLPEILSLGHEPFFLMTLLDNPRALDPKGPDAATGLAAFAALAGALPGRVAWRYDPIVLTEKTPADWHRAAFARLAARLAGHTDRVIVSFLEPYRKIAGRLRGLAGEGYGLLPPDADAALALLLDLKDMAASHGMTLSTCCQPEIFQAAGIPASRCIDPAWIERQIGRAVPVAKDPHQRPRCGCAPSKDIGAYDRCLFGCRYCYATTSFARAAANFAAHDSAGASL; this comes from the coding sequence GTGATCATCAGCGCCAGCCGCCGCACCGACATTCCGGCCTTCTACGCCCGCTGGCTCCTAACCCGCCTGCGGGCCGGCTTTTGCGAGGTGATAAATCCCTTCAACGCCGCCCAGGTCAGCCGGGTGTCCCTTGCGCCCGAGGACGTGTCGGCCATCGTCTTCTGGACCCGCGACCCCCGGCCGCTTGCGCCCCGTCTGCCGGAGATCCTGTCCCTTGGCCACGAGCCCTTTTTCCTCATGACGCTTCTGGACAATCCCAGGGCCCTGGACCCCAAGGGCCCGGACGCGGCCACGGGGCTGGCCGCCTTTGCCGCCCTGGCCGGCGCGCTTCCCGGCCGCGTGGCCTGGCGCTACGATCCCATCGTCCTGACCGAAAAGACGCCGGCCGACTGGCACCGGGCCGCCTTCGCCCGCTTGGCCGCCCGCCTGGCCGGCCACACGGACCGGGTCATCGTCAGCTTCCTCGAACCCTACCGCAAGATCGCCGGCCGCCTGAGGGGGCTCGCCGGGGAAGGCTACGGCCTGCTCCCGCCCGACGCGGACGCGGCCTTGGCCCTCCTCCTCGATCTCAAGGACATGGCGGCGAGCCACGGCATGACCCTTTCCACCTGCTGCCAGCCGGAAATATTCCAGGCCGCCGGCATTCCGGCCAGCCGCTGCATCGACCCGGCCTGGATCGAGCGACAAATCGGCAGGGCCGTGCCCGTGGCCAAGGATCCCCACCAGCGACCGCGTTGCGGCTGCGCCCCGAGCAAGGACATCGGGGCCTACGACCGCTGCCTCTTTGGCTGCCGCTACTGCTACGCCACCACCAGTTTCGCGCGCGCGGCGGCAAATTTCGCCGCGCATGACAGTGCGGGTGCGAGCTTGTGA